From one Terriglobia bacterium genomic stretch:
- a CDS encoding NTP transferase domain-containing protein yields the protein MQAAILAGGLATRLRPLTANLAKAMLPIAGKPFLEHQLGLLRRCGIRDIVVCVGYLGGQIESYFGDGANFGVHLAYSREGDTLRGTGGALRQAEPLLAEDFVVLYGDSYLPLDYADLFRHARRSSLPATMVVYRNQDRWDRSNVLVIRERVAVYSKSARRPGTVHIDAGATVLRKSTLAMLPEQSPAGLNVLQQELARKGLLGAYESPERFYEIGSFSGLAELEQMLARRWRADVAHAG from the coding sequence GTGCAAGCTGCGATCCTGGCGGGAGGGTTGGCGACGCGGCTGCGGCCGCTGACAGCGAACCTGGCCAAAGCGATGCTGCCCATCGCCGGCAAACCGTTTCTCGAGCACCAGCTAGGTTTGCTGCGGCGCTGCGGTATCCGCGACATCGTGGTGTGCGTCGGCTACCTCGGCGGCCAGATCGAAAGTTACTTCGGCGATGGCGCCAACTTCGGTGTGCACCTCGCCTACAGCCGCGAGGGCGACACCTTGCGGGGAACCGGCGGCGCGCTCCGCCAGGCCGAACCGCTGCTGGCGGAGGACTTCGTCGTGCTGTACGGCGATTCCTACCTGCCGTTGGATTACGCCGATCTCTTCCGCCATGCCCGCCGCTCGAGCCTGCCGGCGACCATGGTGGTCTACCGCAACCAGGATCGCTGGGACCGCAGCAACGTGCTCGTCATCCGCGAGCGCGTTGCCGTCTACAGCAAGAGCGCGCGCCGTCCCGGCACCGTGCACATCGATGCCGGCGCGACCGTGCTGCGCAAATCGACGCTGGCGATGCTTCCCGAGCAGAGCCCGGCTGGGCTCAACGTGCTCCAGCAAGAGCTGGCGAGGAAGGGCCTGCTGGGGGCCTACGAAAGTCCCGAGCGGTTCTATGAGATCGGATCGTTCTCCGGTCTGGCGGAACTCGAGCAGATGCTCGCCCGGCGATGGAGAGCGGATGTCGCCCATGCCGGCTAG
- a CDS encoding HAD family hydrolase, protein MNVPAKAVFLDRDGVINEIVYDRELGLIDSPRCARQFRLLPHAAEGIRLLNQAGFKVIVVTNQPGIAKKSLTRRALREIHGRMTRMLQARGARLDAIYCCLHHPEAKIKTLRQVCECRKPGCGLLRAAARDWSLDLPRSFMVGDSFTDIEAGHAAGCRTIFVGRWKCEACQLMGEDGARPDILARDLSEAAQLILRGAA, encoded by the coding sequence ATGAACGTGCCGGCGAAAGCCGTGTTTCTCGACCGGGACGGCGTCATCAACGAGATCGTGTATGACCGCGAGCTCGGCCTGATTGACTCACCCCGTTGCGCCCGTCAATTCCGCCTGTTGCCGCACGCCGCCGAAGGCATCCGCCTGCTCAACCAGGCTGGGTTCAAAGTCATCGTGGTGACCAACCAGCCTGGAATCGCCAAGAAGAGCCTGACCCGCCGGGCGTTGCGCGAAATCCATGGCCGCATGACGCGGATGCTGCAAGCCCGCGGAGCTCGACTGGACGCGATCTATTGTTGCCTGCACCATCCCGAAGCGAAGATCAAAACCCTGCGCCAGGTATGCGAGTGCCGCAAGCCCGGTTGCGGCCTGCTGCGCGCGGCGGCGCGCGACTGGTCGCTGGATTTGCCCAGATCGTTCATGGTCGGCGACAGCTTTACCGACATCGAGGCCGGGCATGCGGCGGGCTGCCGCACCATCTTCGTCGGGCGATGGAAGTGCGAAGCCTGCCAGCTGATGGGTGAGGACGGCGCCCGTCCTGACATCCTGGCACGCGACCTGTCGGAAGCTGCGCAATTGATTCTCCGGGGCGCAGCATGA
- a CDS encoding capsule assembly Wzi family protein, whose product MAGYTTAQEAAGPNHDAGRIAAAPRSAGRDRGGVPEHMGSPYVPLDSWVYGAFERLAALGHVRTAFLGLRPWTRLECARLLQEAADSLAKEGVPPTDDAGALYRSLSGEFAAESRKLLGDRNLDVELESLYTRWLQISGPPLADSYHFGQTVINDYGRPYGRSANLQGGFSGHGEAGPVTVYVRGEYQQAPRTPPLSAAVRQLIANLDAAEPLPAMAIPARQQFRLLEAYVALNLGNTQVAFGKQSLWWGPDRGGPLMFSNNAEPFYMLRLSRVSPMLLPGPLRRLGPVRWESFLGRLEGHRYPAHPYISGQKISFKPTPNLELGFSKITIFAGGNVPISWRGYYRSVFSVGDHPGQTQDPGDRRGGFDFSYRLPKLRNWLVLYSDSLVDDDPSPLAAPRRAAMNPGIYLVRVPGLRRLDFRMEAPYTDVPTGRSLGGRFIYWNGAFRDSHQNKGNLLGNWVGREGRGLQVWSTYWISGESTVQFGYRRGRVASDFVPDGGKLQDVSIRATISHGRNLLLDAWLQHETWTYAALAPGRQTNIAFSLQLTYRPHWRLSR is encoded by the coding sequence TTGGCCGGCTACACCACCGCGCAGGAAGCGGCCGGGCCCAACCACGACGCCGGGCGGATTGCGGCTGCGCCGCGCAGCGCGGGGCGCGATCGCGGAGGCGTGCCGGAGCACATGGGATCGCCTTACGTCCCGCTCGACAGCTGGGTCTACGGGGCATTCGAGCGGTTGGCTGCCCTCGGCCATGTGCGAACTGCTTTCCTGGGCCTGCGTCCCTGGACACGTTTGGAGTGCGCACGTCTGCTGCAAGAAGCTGCCGACAGCTTGGCAAAAGAGGGCGTGCCGCCCACGGATGACGCTGGAGCCCTGTATCGGTCGTTAAGCGGGGAATTTGCGGCCGAATCACGCAAGCTGCTGGGCGACCGGAACCTGGATGTGGAATTGGAGTCGCTGTACACGCGCTGGCTGCAAATCAGCGGGCCGCCGCTGGCCGATAGCTATCATTTTGGGCAGACGGTGATCAACGATTACGGCCGGCCGTATGGTCGATCGGCGAACTTGCAGGGCGGATTCAGCGGCCACGGCGAAGCTGGACCGGTCACGGTTTATGTACGCGGGGAGTACCAACAAGCACCGCGTACGCCGCCCTTGTCGGCGGCGGTACGGCAGTTGATCGCGAACCTGGACGCTGCCGAACCGCTGCCGGCAATGGCGATTCCCGCCCGGCAACAGTTTCGCTTGCTGGAGGCCTATGTCGCCCTGAATCTTGGGAATACCCAGGTCGCGTTCGGCAAGCAGAGCCTGTGGTGGGGTCCCGACCGCGGTGGGCCGCTCATGTTCAGCAACAACGCAGAACCTTTTTATATGCTGCGCCTCAGCCGGGTCTCCCCGATGTTGTTGCCCGGCCCGCTGCGCCGCCTGGGGCCGGTTCGTTGGGAGAGTTTTCTCGGCCGCCTTGAGGGCCACCGCTACCCCGCACACCCGTATATCTCCGGACAAAAGATCAGCTTCAAGCCGACGCCGAACCTGGAGCTTGGGTTCTCCAAAATCACCATCTTCGCCGGCGGAAATGTGCCCATCAGCTGGCGTGGTTACTACCGCAGCGTGTTCAGCGTAGGCGATCATCCGGGACAAACGCAGGACCCGGGTGACCGGCGCGGCGGCTTCGACTTCAGCTACCGGCTGCCGAAGCTCCGCAACTGGCTGGTTCTGTATAGCGATTCCTTGGTCGACGACGATCCCTCTCCGCTGGCCGCTCCGCGCCGGGCAGCGATGAACCCCGGCATCTACCTGGTCCGCGTGCCGGGACTGCGCCGCTTGGACTTCCGCATGGAAGCGCCGTACACCGATGTGCCCACCGGCCGCAGCTTGGGTGGCAGGTTTATCTATTGGAATGGCGCGTTTCGCGACTCCCACCAAAACAAAGGAAACCTCCTGGGCAACTGGGTGGGCCGCGAGGGACGAGGTCTGCAGGTGTGGAGCACATACTGGATCTCCGGGGAAAGTACGGTTCAGTTTGGCTACCGGCGCGGGCGGGTGGCGAGCGATTTTGTGCCCGATGGCGGGAAGCTGCAGGATGTATCCATCCGCGCGACGATTTCCCACGGCCGTAATCTTCTCCTTGACGCGTGGCTGCAACACGAGACCTGGACCTATGCGGCACTGGCCCCGGGCCGGCAAACCAACATCGCATTCTCTTTGCAACTGACTTACCGGCCCCACTGGCGACTCAGCCGGTAA
- a CDS encoding galactokinase, with amino-acid sequence MIITQTPFRLTLGGGGTDLPSYYSQYGGFILSMAIDKYMYISLNTPLLSACIQVRYSQNEVCRGPSEVRHTLARAALEFLGVAQQIEIVSIADIPSGTGLGSSGCYLIGLLNGLHTLLGCPVGPEQLAEEACHIELDLLRKPVGKQDQYMAAFGGLTTLNIDASGRVQVDALRVHPETLESLEANTLLFYTGVSRDALDILGQQSREVRRDNAVVVESLHQIKAIGLEIQSALMRGDVHRFGELLDVHWQSKKRLSNGISNPQIDAWYELARKNGAVGGKISGAGGGGFLMVYCDNGKARLREAMSAAGLVELRFRLNYEGSKVLVNCMPTDKCWQHVMRLKEVIVRVPEKVDLPVAPPEVAAAPMGLPAAGADRPHVRP; translated from the coding sequence ATGATCATCACGCAGACACCATTTCGCCTGACGCTGGGCGGCGGCGGCACCGATCTGCCCAGCTACTACAGCCAGTACGGCGGTTTCATTCTCAGCATGGCCATTGACAAGTACATGTACATCAGCCTGAACACGCCGCTGCTGAGCGCCTGCATTCAGGTTCGGTACTCCCAGAATGAGGTCTGCCGAGGGCCCTCGGAAGTGCGCCACACGCTGGCCCGCGCGGCCCTGGAATTTCTGGGCGTCGCGCAGCAGATCGAGATTGTGTCCATCGCCGACATCCCCTCCGGCACGGGCCTGGGTTCCTCGGGCTGTTATCTCATCGGTTTGCTCAACGGCCTGCACACGCTGCTCGGGTGCCCCGTCGGGCCCGAGCAACTCGCCGAAGAGGCATGTCACATTGAACTGGACCTGCTGCGCAAGCCGGTCGGCAAGCAGGACCAGTACATGGCGGCGTTCGGCGGGTTGACGACGCTCAACATTGACGCGAGCGGGAGGGTGCAGGTGGACGCGCTGCGCGTGCATCCCGAGACTTTGGAGTCGCTCGAGGCCAACACGCTGCTCTTCTACACCGGGGTTTCGCGGGACGCTCTCGACATCCTCGGCCAGCAGAGCCGTGAAGTTCGGCGGGACAATGCGGTGGTGGTCGAGAGCCTGCACCAGATCAAGGCGATCGGGCTGGAAATCCAGAGCGCGCTGATGCGCGGCGACGTGCACCGCTTCGGGGAGCTGCTCGACGTTCACTGGCAATCGAAGAAGCGCCTGTCGAACGGCATCTCCAACCCGCAAATCGACGCCTGGTACGAATTGGCGCGCAAGAACGGAGCCGTCGGCGGGAAGATTTCCGGCGCCGGCGGCGGCGGCTTTCTCATGGTGTATTGCGACAACGGCAAGGCGCGACTGCGTGAGGCCATGAGCGCTGCCGGCCTGGTCGAGCTCCGCTTCCGTCTCAACTACGAGGGGAGCAAGGTGCTGGTGAACTGCATGCCCACCGACAAATGCTGGCAGCACGTCATGCGGCTGAAGGAAGTCATCGTTCGCGTACCGGAAAAAGTCGACCTGCCCGTCGCCCCGCCCGAGGTTGCGGCAGCTCCCATGGGACTGCCGGCAGCGGGCGCTGACCGGCCCCACGTGCGGCCATGA
- a CDS encoding sugar transferase, producing the protein MSSRLQPAAGIKPAPTLARAHPCSSVALDGKARRRLSSRVAGARFKTALMIAIDAAAVLAVMLMLNRGQWSWLAAVFQVSILAGGGYKPLDRLRPEREFEILFKSLLITLLLGSAIVVLGFPARTLPALAVAMLAAATCRALLRCGFQYLWKHDRGRQRAIVVGGRAALEVQTLLRTQRHFALHLLGYVDRSCATATAGALPCLGSVSDLPMLVRRLRPDVAIVAAGQLDEDVAAELARWVELIMYGKPLPSFWRSRGQHDFLGPRPACAAPRVAALQGASKRLMDLALGSLGCLVTLLLWPLIALAIKLDDGGPVLYRQQYLVAPGKAATYWKFRSMQVDAAAQLERDAALRRAFERNFKLMNDPRITRVGRFLRRYSLDELPEMASVVRGTMSLVGPRTLSPAEAARYGPALEKVLSVKPGVSGLWQVMGRQTTTREERIAMDLFYVNHRSPWMDWWIVARTVWKVIAAEGAY; encoded by the coding sequence ATGAGCAGTCGACTGCAACCGGCCGCCGGCATCAAGCCAGCGCCGACCCTGGCACGGGCACACCCCTGCTCCAGCGTCGCGCTGGACGGCAAAGCGCGCCGCCGACTCAGCTCACGGGTGGCAGGTGCCAGGTTCAAGACGGCACTGATGATCGCCATCGATGCCGCCGCGGTACTGGCGGTGATGCTGATGCTGAACCGGGGACAATGGAGTTGGCTGGCGGCCGTGTTTCAGGTCAGCATCCTGGCCGGCGGAGGGTACAAGCCGTTGGATCGGCTGCGCCCGGAGCGGGAGTTCGAGATCCTGTTCAAGTCTCTGCTGATCACTCTGTTGCTCGGCAGCGCAATCGTTGTCCTCGGATTTCCCGCACGTACTTTGCCAGCGCTGGCGGTCGCCATGCTGGCGGCGGCAACCTGCCGCGCACTCCTGCGCTGCGGATTCCAGTACTTGTGGAAACACGATCGGGGACGGCAACGCGCGATCGTAGTCGGTGGCCGCGCCGCCCTCGAGGTGCAAACCCTGCTGCGGACGCAGCGCCATTTCGCTCTGCACCTGCTCGGGTATGTCGACCGCTCCTGCGCCACCGCGACGGCGGGCGCGCTGCCCTGCCTGGGCAGCGTATCCGATCTGCCCATGTTGGTGCGGCGCCTCCGCCCGGACGTGGCGATCGTTGCCGCAGGACAACTCGACGAAGACGTTGCGGCCGAGCTTGCCCGCTGGGTGGAATTGATCATGTACGGCAAGCCACTTCCATCGTTTTGGCGGAGCCGCGGTCAACATGATTTTCTGGGCCCGCGGCCCGCTTGTGCCGCGCCGAGAGTTGCCGCCCTGCAGGGCGCGAGCAAGCGGCTGATGGACCTGGCGCTTGGCTCGCTGGGCTGTCTGGTGACCCTGCTGCTGTGGCCGCTGATCGCCTTGGCCATCAAACTCGATGATGGCGGGCCGGTGCTCTATCGCCAGCAGTACCTGGTGGCTCCGGGAAAAGCGGCCACGTACTGGAAATTCCGCAGCATGCAGGTCGATGCCGCCGCACAACTGGAGCGCGATGCCGCGCTACGCCGGGCATTCGAACGAAATTTCAAGCTGATGAACGACCCTCGCATCACGCGTGTCGGCAGGTTTCTGCGCCGCTACAGTCTGGACGAGTTGCCGGAAATGGCGAGCGTGGTACGGGGCACGATGAGCCTGGTCGGCCCGCGGACGTTGTCACCCGCGGAAGCTGCGCGCTACGGCCCGGCCTTGGAGAAAGTTCTGTCCGTCAAGCCCGGAGTCAGCGGTTTGTGGCAGGTGATGGGACGTCAAACCACCACGCGGGAGGAGCGCATTGCCATGGATTTGTTCTATGTCAACCATCGCTCGCCCTGGATGGACTGGTGGATTGTCGCGCGTACGGTTTGGAAGGTCATCGCCGCTGAAGGAGCCTACTAG
- a CDS encoding NAD-dependent epimerase/dehydratase family protein, translating into MPASLLEPAAIAMSERKYRHVITGGAGFIGSHLTETLLARGEQVAIVDNLRHSQTEWLRRIRSHPCLQFHELDVRRSARLRRILAEDDIVWHLAANTDMEIGAQSTRVDVQHGLLATHGVLEAMLASGARKLLFASSGAVYGDIARPPAGEHYGPMLPVSVYGACKVAAEALINAYCTLFELQAWMFRFGNVLGARMSHGVIYDFIHKLQRDATELEILGDGTAEKNYILVEEVIDGMLFAWQHTTPCCEVFNLGTGSTTRVTDIANIVCQEMQLPHVRRRFTGGKRGWPGDQPQVFMDVTKMCRLGWSARHTSTEAVRIATRRYLGKADQQEITFEEAASRHA; encoded by the coding sequence ATGCCGGCTAGTTTGCTGGAGCCGGCTGCGATCGCCATGTCAGAGCGCAAGTATCGCCACGTCATTACCGGCGGCGCCGGCTTCATCGGAAGCCATTTGACGGAGACCCTGCTGGCCCGCGGCGAGCAGGTCGCCATCGTCGACAACCTGCGCCACAGCCAGACCGAATGGCTGCGCCGGATTCGGTCGCACCCGTGCCTGCAGTTCCATGAACTCGATGTGCGGCGCAGCGCCCGGCTGCGGCGGATTCTCGCGGAAGACGACATTGTCTGGCACCTGGCGGCCAACACCGACATGGAAATCGGCGCGCAATCGACGCGCGTCGACGTGCAACACGGCCTGCTGGCGACGCACGGCGTCCTGGAAGCCATGCTCGCCAGCGGCGCCCGCAAACTGCTGTTTGCCTCCAGCGGCGCTGTCTATGGCGACATCGCCCGGCCGCCGGCCGGCGAGCACTACGGTCCGATGCTTCCGGTTTCTGTTTACGGCGCCTGCAAAGTCGCGGCCGAAGCCCTGATCAACGCCTATTGCACTCTGTTCGAACTGCAGGCGTGGATGTTTCGCTTCGGCAACGTGCTGGGCGCGCGGATGAGCCACGGCGTGATTTACGACTTCATCCACAAGCTGCAGCGCGACGCCACGGAGCTGGAAATCCTGGGCGATGGCACGGCGGAGAAGAACTACATTCTGGTGGAAGAAGTCATCGACGGCATGCTCTTCGCCTGGCAACACACGACGCCGTGCTGCGAGGTGTTCAACTTGGGGACCGGCAGCACCACACGCGTCACCGACATCGCCAACATTGTCTGCCAGGAGATGCAACTGCCGCACGTGCGCCGGCGCTTCACCGGCGGAAAGCGCGGCTGGCCGGGGGATCAGCCCCAGGTTTTCATGGACGTCACGAAGATGTGCCGCCTCGGCTGGAGCGCCCGCCATACTTCCACCGAAGCGGTGCGGATTGCCACCCGCCGCTACTTGGGCAAAGCGGACCAACAAGAAATCACATTTGAGGAGGCAGCCAGCCGCCATGCCTAG
- a CDS encoding lipopolysaccharide biosynthesis protein — MLSTVLSPPAVETEALAPSAAAPAAAPARLAVWLRILWQDRRYLLRGVVAGVVAGVSLAFLVPVRYRAEVRFVPEQGGVLAKSTLAGLAASRELPGNSVSDLVGIATAAGYFVGLARSHTIENRIIDRFDLQRVYRQRLRTGARRMLEKNTDLAEEKKSGIVTLSVVDGERRRAAEIATAYADELNRRSTELNVGAAHRERVFIEGRLREVRAELAAAELSLSQFSSSNVTLDISEQAKAMLTATAAVQGQLIAAESELQALKQIYGAENSRVLAATAKVAEYRRQLGRLENAGRSPTHELPSLRQLPLIGLRYAELYRQAKVHQTVFELLTHQYELAKIEEARETVSLRIVDPAETPESRSFPPRAVIVVLTCALTVMAVLSWRLARRAWAARGATDPYKLLADEVWRSVQPRRTPAP, encoded by the coding sequence ATGTTGAGCACTGTGCTGTCACCGCCTGCCGTGGAGACCGAGGCGCTGGCGCCCTCCGCCGCGGCGCCGGCCGCCGCGCCGGCGCGCCTGGCGGTGTGGCTGCGGATCCTGTGGCAGGACCGGCGATACCTGTTGCGCGGCGTCGTGGCTGGCGTCGTCGCCGGAGTCTCGTTGGCATTTCTGGTGCCGGTGCGCTATCGAGCCGAGGTGCGGTTCGTCCCGGAACAGGGAGGCGTACTGGCAAAATCCACGCTCGCCGGCTTGGCGGCGAGCCGCGAGCTGCCCGGCAACAGTGTCTCCGATCTGGTTGGTATCGCCACTGCCGCGGGGTATTTCGTGGGCCTGGCGCGCAGCCACACCATCGAAAACCGCATTATCGACCGCTTCGATTTGCAGCGTGTTTACCGCCAGCGCCTGCGGACAGGAGCGCGCCGCATGCTGGAAAAAAACACCGACCTGGCGGAGGAAAAGAAAAGCGGCATCGTCACCCTCAGCGTGGTGGACGGCGAGCGGCGGCGCGCCGCCGAGATCGCCACCGCCTACGCCGACGAACTCAACCGGAGGTCAACGGAGCTGAACGTAGGGGCGGCGCACCGGGAGCGGGTTTTCATCGAGGGACGTCTGCGGGAAGTGCGCGCGGAACTGGCGGCGGCGGAGCTATCCCTCAGCCAGTTCTCCAGCAGCAACGTGACCCTCGACATCTCCGAGCAGGCCAAGGCGATGCTCACCGCGACTGCGGCCGTGCAGGGACAACTGATTGCGGCGGAATCCGAACTGCAGGCCCTCAAGCAGATCTATGGCGCGGAAAACAGTCGCGTGCTCGCCGCCACCGCCAAAGTCGCGGAATATCGCCGGCAACTCGGGCGCCTGGAAAACGCCGGCCGCAGCCCTACGCATGAGCTCCCTTCGCTGCGGCAGCTGCCGCTGATCGGCTTGCGGTACGCCGAGCTTTACCGTCAGGCCAAGGTTCACCAAACGGTTTTCGAGCTGCTCACGCACCAGTACGAACTGGCCAAGATCGAAGAGGCGAGGGAGACGGTCAGCCTGCGGATTGTGGACCCGGCGGAGACGCCGGAAAGCCGATCGTTCCCACCGCGAGCGGTCATCGTGGTCCTCACTTGCGCCCTCACGGTCATGGCCGTCCTGAGCTGGCGCCTGGCGCGCCGGGCTTGGGCGGCACGGGGAGCCACCGATCCTTACAAATTGCTCGCTGACGAGGTGTGGCGCAGCGTGCAGCCGAGGCGAACTCCTGCGCCATAA